GGATCCCTATGCTCGTAATTTCCGGCGGAGTGAGGACCGATTCCGGAAAAAAATACCAACTCCATCAGTTGGACCAGGCGGAGATTCTTAAAGGAATCACGAAGAAAACGTATTATATACGGGAACATCGAGAAATCATCCCTACGATTTACGAGGCTTATAAAACCGCGACCACGGACGAATGCGGTCCGGTCTTTGTGGAAATTCCGGTAAATATCCAATTATTCCGAGGAGAGGTGGATTCTCTCCCGACCTTCCGAAAGGAAGTTCAGGAGAAGAATGCGGATCGGGAGAAGATAGAACGCGCTTGTGAGATTCTTGGCTCTAGCCGATCTCCCGGAATTTTTGTAGGATGGGGAGCGAGAGACGCAACGAGAGAATTGGTGAGAATTTCCGAAATTCTGGACGCACCGGTGGCGACTACATTGCAGGGACTCAGCGTATTCCCGGCAAATCATCCGAATCATACTGGCATGGGTTTCGGGACCTATTCCGTTCCTGCAGGAGAAGAAGCTTTTGCGGATTGCGATTGTCTACTTGCGATCGGGACTCGCTTTTCTGAAATTCCTACCGGAAGTTTCGGAATGCAGGTGCCGAAGAAACTGATCCATATCGATATCAATCCAGAAGTATTTTCTAAAAACTATCCTGCGGAAGTCGGCATAGAAGGGGACGCGAAGTATGTTCTATCCCAACTGATCGAAATTCTGGAAAAGAACAAGGATCTACCGAAACGAAAGAATAAGATTGCGGACTTAATCCAAGAAAAGAAGAAGAGCTACGAAAAAGAATGGGAAGCTCATATCGTACCGAATCGAATCAATCCATCTCTATTCTTTAAAGAACTGAGAAAGCAGATGGAAGCCTCCGACATTTTGGTCGTGGACGACGGAAACCATACCTTCCTTGCGGAGGAATTGTATCCCGTCTACCAGACTAAGACATTCTTCTCCCCTACGGATTTTAACAGCATGGGATACTGTGTGCCGGCTTCGATTGCGACCAAAATGGCGAATCCGGAAAGAAAGGTGGCCGGTATCGTAGGAGACGGCGCATTCCTAATGACCGGACTGGAACTTCTTACCGCCTCCGCTCATTCCGTAGGAACAGTAATATTCGTATTCTATGATGGAGAATTGTCCCAAATCTCCCAAGGACAGGAAATCCCTTATAGAAGAAAGACATGTACCATTCTAGGCGAATTACAATTAGAAGGGATTGCGAGAGGGACGGGAGCCGCTTACGTATCTTTACAATCCAACGATCAGATAGAAAGAACGATCCGGGACGCGTTCCTGATCGCCGATACGGGACGACCGGTGATCGTGGACGTAAAAATCGATTATTCCAAAAGAACACGGTTCACTAAAGGGGTGGTCGGAGTGAATCTGGGAAGATTCCCATTGGGAGAAAAATTCCGATTCATCGGACGGGCCTTGGTCCGAATGATCACCGGTTAACGCGGATTAATTAAAAAGAAGTGATTGAATGGGAGCGGAGGAGTCTTTAGGACTTCTCCGCTTTTTTTAATCGGGAAGGATTAAACTCTGGGCTTGGATTGGAAATCCACCCTAGGTCTGATCAGTATTTTTGCATATTGAAGGAAGAATATTAAGAAAGAAACGATCCAGAATATT
This sequence is a window from Leptospira wolffii serovar Khorat str. Khorat-H2. Protein-coding genes within it:
- a CDS encoding thiamine pyrophosphate-binding protein, encoding MKKTGASLAVFALEQIGVKYTFGIPGVHNTELYDELNNSDSITPILVTHEGGASFMADAISRSTDSIGTIVIVPAAGMTHALSGIGEAFLDGIPMLVISGGVRTDSGKKYQLHQLDQAEILKGITKKTYYIREHREIIPTIYEAYKTATTDECGPVFVEIPVNIQLFRGEVDSLPTFRKEVQEKNADREKIERACEILGSSRSPGIFVGWGARDATRELVRISEILDAPVATTLQGLSVFPANHPNHTGMGFGTYSVPAGEEAFADCDCLLAIGTRFSEIPTGSFGMQVPKKLIHIDINPEVFSKNYPAEVGIEGDAKYVLSQLIEILEKNKDLPKRKNKIADLIQEKKKSYEKEWEAHIVPNRINPSLFFKELRKQMEASDILVVDDGNHTFLAEELYPVYQTKTFFSPTDFNSMGYCVPASIATKMANPERKVAGIVGDGAFLMTGLELLTASAHSVGTVIFVFYDGELSQISQGQEIPYRRKTCTILGELQLEGIARGTGAAYVSLQSNDQIERTIRDAFLIADTGRPVIVDVKIDYSKRTRFTKGVVGVNLGRFPLGEKFRFIGRALVRMITG